The Oryzias latipes chromosome 4, ASM223467v1 genome includes a window with the following:
- the nmur1 gene encoding neuromedin-U receptor 1: protein MSAANCSFDPITEKEWLCSPEQRCVNLTSGVNGSLIDLDNACLTEEEYLEKYLGPRRSSVFLPVFLSYLVIFLVGVVGNMLTCTVIARNKVMWTPTNYYLFSLAVSDLLVLLLGMPLELYELWQNYPFLLGKGGCYFKTFLFETVCLASILNVTALSIERYIAVVHPLKAKYVVTRTHAKRVILTVWGVSVLCSVPNTSLHGISILHIPSTGPAGNRNEEIPDSAICTLVKPRWIYNLTIQLTTFLFFILPMLTISVLYMLIGLQLKREKMHQALEAKSGFGQESFCNIRTRQQKIRRRQVTKMLFVLVVVFGICWAPFHTDRLMWSFINEWTDSHREIFEYVHIISGVFFYLSSAVNPILYNLMSTRFREMFKEVMCHRQHNITPRKNSLSVTRLTLRSTLSDAPLSNRTAAVETEGGDGELRKKDEITESKKY, encoded by the exons ATGTCAGCTGCCAACTGCTCCTTTGATCCAATCACTGAAAAGGAGTGGCTTTGTTCCCCAGAACAGAGGTGTGTCAACCTGACCTCTGGCGTGAATGGCAGTCTCATTGATCTGGATAATGCGTGTCTGACAGAGGAAGAGTATTTAGAAAAGTATCTTGGCCCACGCCGATCATCTGTGTTCCTTCCCGTCTTCCTGAGCTATCTGGTCATCTTCTTGGTTGGCGTTGTAGGAAATATGCTGACTTGCACTGTCATTGCTCGCAACAAGGTCATGTGGACGCCAACCAACTACTACTTGTTCAGCTTGGCTGTGTCTGACCTGTTGGTACTGCTGCTCGGTATGCCTTTGGAACTGTATGAGCTGTGGCAAAACTACCCCTTTCTCCTCGGGAAGGGAGGCTGCTACTTCAAAACGTTCTTATTTGAAACGGTCTGCTTGGCATCCATTCTCAATGTGACAGCGCTGAGCATTGAGCGATACATAGCCGTGGTCCACCCACTAAAAGCAAAGTATGTTGTGACGCGCACCCATGCCAAGAGGGTCATTCTTACAGTGTGGGGCGTGTCAGTGCTGTGCTCTGTTCCCAACACAAGCCTACATGGAATCAGCATCCTTCACATTCCCTCCACCGGGCCAGCTGGAAACCGAAATGAAGAGATTCCTGACTCAGCCATATGCACGCTGGTGAAACCTCGCTGGATCTACAACCTGACCATCCAGCTCACCacctttctgtttttcattcttcccaTGCTCACCATCAGCGTTCTCTACATGCTCATTGGATTGCAGCTGAAGCGTGAAAAGATGCACCAAGCACTGGAGGCCAAGTCTGGGTTTGGACAGGAAAGTTTTTGTAATATCCGCACACGGCAACAGAAGATACGGCGCCGGCAAGTCACAAAGATGTTAT ttgttttagttgttgtttttgggaTCTGCTGGGCACCATTTCACACTGACCGCCTCATGTGGAGTTTCATTAATGAATGGACTGACAGCCACAGGGAAATCTTCGAGTATGTGCACATCATCTCGGGAGTGTTTTTCTATCTCAGCTCGGCAGTCAACCCAATCCTCTACAACCTCATGTCGACACGCTTCAGAGAAATGTTCAAGGAGGTCATGTGCCACAGGCAGCACAACATCACGCCCAGGAAAAACTCTCTGAGTGTCACCCGGCTGACACTGCGCAGCACCCTCAGCGATGCACCGCTCAGCAACCGAACCGCCGCTGTTGAAACCGAGGGCGGAGATGGAGAACTCAGAAAGAAAGACGAGATTACTGAATCAAAAAAATATTAG